A stretch of the Lineus longissimus chromosome 10, tnLinLong1.2, whole genome shotgun sequence genome encodes the following:
- the LOC135495087 gene encoding monocarboxylate transporter 13-like, producing MHGDCGRKLDQPKYWGWIVVLADFFCLFLIAGTVRSTGIFYDEWMEYFDDASSVTSTIGAMTGAVACLAGPIANTLATRFGTRPVVISGGVISSVGFFSTAFVPNINVLFVTYGFMIGFGLALVYIPMLTVPLYYFKERPSLVIGIASTGIGVGGMVLPTILKYLIEAYSWRGVAIIMSATMLNICVCGAVVRPLQEAEENRPDAPITAHGNVASGVACSDNTNMSGGVINMTVPEMPFTGFYDNTERVILSADYNGVHVAAAKGSYDESISKYSPFSSSCGKADDVQVGDQPDSEPPHTAIGKNENANLKRSFKHIFTTVPFILMNINITLFSAGFFVLLGHLTSAVIDVGGVSDIKGAYALTVLNGGSLAGALITGFTLYRFPKIDVLFVIIVQTTVCGALLILIPFVSSTYNLLLAVCFVAGFTLNPYDYLLQLVYKDMVGLADVTLAVSISWASFGIGAIAGPAIAGFVYDMTGDYANSLYIAGALYVVGNIPIIQPCISNMRRGKCFLAKQARATISGDAVGKQDFDVFDFKSRRNFDALNTNSKQDTDELYLEIGCEHHITVGRDNPSFLDNNGDSVPPHSPHFAVEEITVSIDTFSEAAVETNLRP from the exons ATGCATGGCGATTGTGGAAGAAAGCTGGACCAGCCAAAGTACTGGGGCTGGATTGTAGTCTTGGCAGATTTTTTCTGTTTATTCCTGATAGCTGGAACCGTACGTTCAACGGGGATCTTCTATGACGAGTGGATGGAATATTTTGACGATGCAAGCTCGGTCACTTCAACCATTGGGGCTATGACAGGGGCAGTGGCCTGCCTCGCTG gtcCGATAGCCAATACTTTGGCCACACGCTTTGGGACGAGGCCTGTTGTCATCTCCGGTGGTGTCATATCTTCCGTAGGTTTCTTCTCAACCGCTTTTGTTCCTAATATCAACGTGTTGTTTGTGACGTATGGATTCATGATCG GTTTCGGTTTAGCCCTGGTCTACATCCCGATGTTGACAGTCCCGCTATATTACTTCAAGGAGAGACCGAGTCTTGTCATTGGTATAGCATCAACTGGAATCGGCGTTGGTGGAATGGTGCTACCAACTATCCTTAAATACCTAATAGAGGCTTACAGTTGGCGAGGCGTTGCTATCATAATGAGTGCCACGATGTTGAATATTTGTGTTTGTGGCGCGGTGGTCAGACCGTTGCAGGAGGCTGAAGAGAACAGGCCAGACGCACCAATCACGGCGCATGGGAATGTTGCTTCTGGTGTAGCTTGTTCAGACAACACGAACATGTCTGGCGGGGTCATCAACATGACTGTTCCTGAAATGCCATTCACAGGTTTTTATGATAATACTGAACGGGTGATCCTTTCAGCTGATTACaatggtgtacatgtagctgcagCAAAAGGATCGTATGACGAAAGTATTAGCAAGTACAGTCCTTTTAGTTCATCATGTGGTAAAGCAGATGACGTACAAGTCGGGGACCAGCCTGATTCCGAACCCCCACATACTGCGATTGGTAAAAATGAAAACGCAAACTTAAAACGCTCATTCAAACATATATTTACAACTGTTCCATTCATATTAATGAACATTAACATAACTCTTTTCAGCGCTGGTTTTTTTGTTTTACTTGGCCATCTTACATCTGCAGTCATCGATGTCGGTGGTGTCAGCGACATAAAAGGGGCGTACGCCCTCACCGTCTTGAATGGCGGAAGTCTTGCGGGGGCCCTCATTACTGGATTTACGCTTTACAGGTTTCCTAAGATTGATGTCCTTTTTGTCATAATTGTTCAAACGACAGTTTGTGGGGCTTTACTGATACTCATACCATTTGTATCATCGACGTACAACTTGTTATTGGCGGTGTGTTTTGTGGCCGGCTTTACTCTCAATCCGTATGACTATCTCCTGCAGTTAGTTTATAAGGACATGGTAGGTTTAGCAGACGTGACTCTTGCCGTTAGTATATCTTGGGCCTCTTTTGGAATTGGTGCCATAGCCGGCCCTGCCATTGCCGGATTCGTGTACGATATGACCGGAGACTACGCCAATTCATTATACATTGCTGGAGCTCTTTACGTCGTTGGCAATATTCCGATCATACAACCTTGCATTTCGAATATGCGTAGGGGAAAATGTTTTCTAGCAAAACAAGCTCGAGCTACTATCAGTGGTGATGCCGTCGGTAAACAAGACTTTGATGTCTTTGATTTCAAAAGCAGACGAAACTTTGATGCTCTAAACACCAACAGCAAACAAGACACTGATGAATTATACTTGGAAATTGGATGCGAACATCACATCACTGTAGGTAGAGATAACCCCTCGTTTCTAGATAATAACGGCGACAGCGTCCCTCCGCACTCTCCTCATTTTGCTGTCGAAGAAATCACTGTTTCGATAGACACTTTTAGCGAGGCTGCTGTAGAAACCAACTTGCGGCCTTAA